A genome region from Actinobacillus arthritidis includes the following:
- the rbsK gene encoding ribokinase, with product MKKLCVLGGVNADHVIRVPYFPKAGETLKGGNYHIAYGGKGANQAVVAARVRDTSLVDVDFIACIGADDIGRAMKQAFVQDGINPEHIVEVADQMTGIAMIQVADSGENSIVISAGANAKLDESVVAQHKATIENADYLLVQLETPLQAVEKALKIAKTHHTQVILNPAPAQPLSDDILANIDMITPNETETALLTGVQVVDEQTAKQAANVFHQKGIQTVLITLGAKGAFLSENGNGEIIAGFKVTPVDTTAAGDTFNGALAVALLEGKSMRDAVMFAHKASSISVTRMGAQSSIPTRSELA from the coding sequence ATGAAAAAACTTTGTGTGTTAGGCGGCGTAAATGCGGATCATGTTATTCGAGTCCCTTATTTCCCGAAAGCGGGCGAAACGCTGAAAGGCGGCAATTATCACATCGCTTATGGTGGCAAAGGTGCGAACCAAGCGGTAGTCGCGGCTCGTGTACGAGATACATCATTAGTTGATGTGGATTTTATCGCTTGTATCGGCGCTGATGATATTGGGCGAGCGATGAAACAAGCGTTTGTACAAGACGGCATTAATCCCGAACACATTGTTGAAGTGGCTGATCAAATGACCGGCATTGCGATGATTCAAGTGGCGGATTCAGGCGAAAACAGCATTGTGATTTCCGCCGGTGCGAATGCAAAGCTAGATGAAAGCGTAGTTGCACAACACAAAGCCACGATAGAGAACGCAGATTACTTACTGGTTCAGCTCGAAACGCCGTTACAAGCGGTCGAAAAAGCGTTAAAAATTGCCAAAACGCATCACACCCAAGTGATTTTAAATCCAGCACCGGCACAACCTCTCTCGGATGACATTTTGGCGAATATCGATATGATTACCCCAAATGAAACCGAAACCGCCTTACTGACCGGCGTTCAAGTGGTCGATGAACAAACCGCCAAACAAGCGGCGAATGTGTTCCATCAAAAAGGTATTCAAACCGTGTTAATTACTTTGGGGGCAAAAGGGGCGTTTTTAAGTGAAAACGGCAACGGTGAAATCATTGCCGGCTTTAAAGTTACACCGGTGGACACAACCGCCGCCGGCGATACCTTTAACGGCGCATTGGCGGTAGCTTTATTAGAAGGCAAGTCTATGCGAGATGCGGTAATGTTCGCTCACAAAGCCTCTTCGATTTCCGTCACTCGTATGGGCGCACAAAGTTCGATTCCAACTCGATCAGAGTTAGCTTAA
- a CDS encoding substrate-binding domain-containing protein translates to MATMKDIARIAGVSTSTVSHVINNSRFVSDEIRQRIEKVVAELNYTPSLVARSLKVKETNTIGMLVTTSSNPFFAEVVRHVERYCEQHNYHLILVNTDGNSTNLEQHLARLLRKQVDGLLLMCSEPQDLDESVMVNIQLPMVVIDWWQQALNADKVHENSELGGYLATKALIDAGYSEIAVITGEQSKSHTLNRLQGYKRAILEANLQIRPEWIVEGHFDYQAGLECASRLLALNARPQAIFAMSDSIAIGVYQAAWQAGLRIPQDIAVIGYDNIELAQYLAPPLSTIHQPKARLAKNAVEQLIARIHQPDKAYQEIELTPELVVRRSF, encoded by the coding sequence ATGGCAACAATGAAAGATATAGCTCGTATTGCGGGCGTTTCCACTTCCACCGTCTCCCACGTGATCAATAACTCACGTTTTGTAAGTGACGAAATTCGTCAGCGGATCGAAAAAGTGGTGGCGGAACTCAATTACACGCCTTCATTGGTGGCTCGTAGCCTGAAAGTAAAAGAAACCAACACAATCGGCATGTTAGTTACCACCAGCAGTAACCCGTTTTTTGCGGAAGTGGTGCGTCATGTTGAGCGTTATTGCGAGCAACATAATTATCATTTAATTTTGGTGAATACTGACGGTAACAGTACCAATTTGGAACAACATTTAGCCCGTTTGTTACGCAAACAAGTGGACGGTTTATTATTGATGTGTTCCGAGCCGCAAGATTTAGACGAAAGCGTGATGGTGAATATTCAATTACCGATGGTGGTGATTGACTGGTGGCAACAGGCGCTAAATGCGGACAAAGTGCATGAAAATTCAGAATTAGGTGGTTATCTTGCGACAAAAGCGTTAATTGATGCTGGCTATAGCGAGATTGCGGTAATTACCGGTGAGCAATCGAAATCCCACACGTTAAACCGTTTACAAGGCTACAAGCGGGCGATTTTAGAGGCAAATTTGCAAATTCGTCCCGAATGGATAGTTGAAGGTCATTTTGATTATCAAGCCGGTTTGGAATGTGCAAGCCGATTATTGGCGCTAAATGCTCGCCCGCAAGCGATTTTTGCGATGAGCGATAGTATTGCCATTGGCGTATATCAAGCCGCTTGGCAAGCCGGTTTGCGTATTCCGCAAGATATTGCGGTGATCGGTTACGATAATATCGAATTAGCACAATATCTCGCTCCGCCACTTTCTACGATTCATCAACCCAAAGCCCGTTTGGCAAAAAATGCGGTGGAACAGTTGATTGCCCGTATTCATCAGCCGGATAAAGCCTATCAAGAAATCGAACTTACCCCCGAACTTGTCGTTCGCCGTTCCTTTTAA
- a CDS encoding gluconokinase produces MKSGQSFILMGVSSTGKTTIGSEVARRLGIKLIDGDDLHPRANILKMSQGQPLNDQDRFPWLERINDVAFSLEQKNEIGIIVCSALKKKYRDQIRQGNQKVTFIHLHGSFELILERMKKRKGHFMKTEMLKSQFDTLEIPQADEPDVISIDISGSFEDVVQLCVQAIQAQ; encoded by the coding sequence ATGAAATCTGGTCAAAGTTTTATTTTAATGGGTGTATCAAGTACCGGTAAAACCACAATAGGCAGTGAAGTGGCGCGCCGTTTAGGCATTAAATTGATTGATGGCGATGATCTGCACCCGAGAGCGAATATCCTCAAAATGAGTCAAGGGCAACCGCTAAATGATCAAGATCGTTTTCCATGGTTGGAACGGATTAATGATGTCGCATTTAGCTTAGAACAAAAAAATGAAATCGGAATTATTGTTTGTTCTGCGTTGAAAAAGAAATATCGTGATCAAATTCGCCAAGGCAATCAAAAGGTGACGTTTATTCATTTACACGGTTCATTTGAGCTTATTTTAGAGCGAATGAAAAAACGCAAAGGCCATTTTATGAAAACAGAAATGCTGAAAAGCCAGTTTGATACGTTAGAAATTCCGCAAGCGGACGAACCCGATGTGATTTCGATTGATATTAGTGGCAGTTTTGAAGATGTAGTGCAACTGTGCGTACAGGCAATTCAAGCTCAGTGA
- the rbsD gene encoding D-ribose pyranase produces MKKTAVLNAQLSGVIASLGHTDGLTICDAGLPIPSGQQCVDLALTKGVPSFLSTLEVVLTELFVERILLAEEIKQFNPTIEQQLIEIIDELEQEQGRRIEVEYVAHSEFKQRSNQAKAVVRTGECSPYANVILYSGVPF; encoded by the coding sequence ATGAAAAAAACAGCGGTATTAAATGCACAACTTTCCGGTGTGATTGCCAGCCTAGGGCATACGGACGGCTTAACCATTTGTGACGCCGGCTTACCGATTCCTTCTGGACAACAATGTGTTGATTTAGCCCTTACTAAAGGTGTACCAAGTTTTTTATCTACCTTGGAAGTGGTGCTAACTGAACTCTTTGTCGAACGTATTTTATTGGCGGAAGAAATTAAACAATTTAACCCGACCATTGAACAGCAGTTAATTGAAATTATTGATGAACTTGAGCAAGAGCAAGGGCGTAGAATTGAGGTGGAATACGTGGCGCACAGTGAATTTAAGCAACGTAGTAATCAAGCGAAAGCGGTGGTGCGTACCGGTGAATGTTCGCCGTATGCGAATGTGATTCTTTACTCAGGCGTACCGTTCTAG
- a CDS encoding DmsA/YnfE/YnfF family dimethyl sulfoxide reductase, with translation MSITRRGFLKGTSAGVTALAASGGVSLPFAAMAKPQTEMDASPEEKVVWSMCSVNCGSRCALRLHVRDDEVYWVETDNTGNDEYGNHQVRACLRGRSIRRMNHPDRLKYPMKRVGKRGEGKFQRITWEEAFDTIADNLKRIVKEYGNEAIYNNYATGIVGGNMQRSSPFASLFTRLMNCYGGSLSFYGSYSTAQISRAMPFTYGSNDGNSTSDIVNSKLVVFFGNNPMETRMSGAGVTYHLEQARERSKAKMIVIDPRYTDTATGREDEWVAIRPGTDAALVAGMAYVMITEYLVDQPFLDKYCVGYDEKTLPASAPANGHYKAYILGQGDDGIAKTPEWVAKITGIPAEKIIRLAREIATTKPCYIAQGWGPQRHSNGELASRAIPMLAILTGNVGINGGNSGARESTYTATIQRLPVLENPVKTKISVFSWTDAIDHGSEMTALKDGVQGKDKLDVPIKFMWNYAGNCITNQHSDINRTHEILQDDKKCEMIVVIENFMTDSAKYADILLPDLMTTEQEDIVPNDYAGNMGYLIFGQPATSAKFERRGIYDICCEIAKRLGQDVYDKFTEGGRTHEDWLKFLYGQMQAKDSLLPSYDDLKGMGVYKRKDPNGHFVAYKKFREDPEANPLKTPSGKIEIYSEKLAEIVATWELKEDEVIHPLPIYHSGFNGWDDPKREKYPFQLVGFHYKSRTHSTYGNIDVLEHANRQEMWINPIDAERYQLKDGDMVRVFNEIGETRLPVKVTPRIMPGVLGMGQGAWHKANMFGDKVDHGGNINVLTTLRPSPLAKGNPQHSNLVQIEKL, from the coding sequence ATGTCAATTACAAGACGTGGGTTCCTAAAAGGAACATCAGCAGGTGTAACCGCACTTGCCGCTTCCGGTGGGGTTTCATTGCCTTTTGCCGCAATGGCAAAACCACAAACAGAGATGGATGCTTCGCCAGAGGAAAAAGTGGTTTGGAGTATGTGTTCGGTCAACTGCGGTAGCCGCTGTGCATTACGTTTACACGTTCGAGATGATGAAGTGTATTGGGTGGAAACGGATAATACAGGCAATGATGAATATGGAAATCATCAGGTACGTGCTTGTTTACGCGGTCGTTCAATCCGCCGAATGAACCATCCTGATCGTTTAAAATACCCAATGAAACGTGTAGGGAAACGTGGCGAGGGAAAATTCCAACGCATTACGTGGGAAGAAGCTTTTGATACGATTGCTGATAATCTAAAACGTATTGTAAAAGAGTACGGTAATGAAGCGATTTATAACAATTATGCGACAGGTATCGTGGGCGGTAATATGCAACGTTCATCGCCATTCGCTTCATTATTTACACGTCTGATGAATTGTTATGGTGGATCACTAAGTTTCTATGGTTCGTATAGTACTGCTCAAATTTCAAGAGCAATGCCGTTTACCTATGGTTCAAATGACGGTAATAGTACTTCTGATATTGTGAACTCAAAACTAGTGGTTTTCTTTGGTAATAATCCAATGGAAACCCGTATGAGCGGTGCTGGGGTAACTTATCATTTAGAACAAGCTCGTGAACGATCTAAAGCAAAAATGATTGTGATTGACCCTCGTTATACTGATACTGCGACCGGTCGTGAAGATGAATGGGTGGCGATTCGCCCGGGTACAGATGCGGCATTAGTTGCCGGTATGGCATATGTAATGATTACTGAATATTTAGTCGATCAACCATTCCTTGATAAATACTGTGTAGGCTATGATGAAAAAACGTTACCGGCTTCTGCACCTGCAAACGGACACTATAAAGCCTATATTTTGGGACAAGGTGATGACGGCATTGCTAAAACCCCTGAATGGGTCGCTAAAATTACAGGTATTCCGGCAGAAAAAATTATTCGTTTAGCGAGAGAAATTGCTACCACTAAACCTTGTTATATTGCACAAGGCTGGGGACCTCAACGCCATTCTAATGGCGAGTTGGCATCACGTGCGATACCGATGCTGGCTATTTTAACCGGTAATGTAGGTATTAACGGAGGCAATTCAGGTGCAAGAGAAAGCACTTACACTGCAACTATCCAACGTTTACCGGTGTTAGAAAATCCGGTTAAAACTAAGATTTCAGTTTTCTCATGGACAGATGCCATTGATCATGGTTCAGAAATGACCGCTTTAAAAGATGGGGTACAGGGAAAAGATAAACTTGATGTGCCAATTAAGTTTATGTGGAATTATGCAGGGAACTGTATCACCAATCAACACTCCGATATTAATCGCACTCATGAAATCTTACAAGATGATAAAAAATGCGAAATGATCGTTGTGATTGAAAACTTTATGACGGATTCTGCGAAATATGCCGACATATTATTGCCTGATCTAATGACCACAGAACAAGAAGATATTGTACCAAATGATTATGCCGGCAATATGGGCTATTTGATTTTCGGACAACCTGCAACTTCAGCAAAATTTGAACGTCGTGGTATTTATGATATTTGTTGTGAAATTGCAAAACGTTTAGGACAAGATGTTTATGATAAATTTACCGAAGGCGGTCGTACACACGAAGATTGGCTGAAATTCCTATATGGACAAATGCAAGCAAAAGACAGTTTACTACCAAGCTATGATGATCTTAAAGGTATGGGAGTCTATAAACGCAAAGATCCGAATGGACATTTTGTTGCCTATAAAAAATTTCGAGAAGATCCTGAAGCCAATCCATTAAAGACACCATCAGGCAAAATTGAGATTTATTCTGAAAAATTAGCAGAAATTGTCGCTACTTGGGAATTAAAAGAAGATGAAGTCATTCATCCATTACCGATTTACCATAGTGGTTTTAATGGTTGGGATGATCCTAAACGTGAGAAATACCCGTTCCAATTAGTCGGTTTTCACTATAAATCTCGTACCCACTCAACTTACGGAAATATTGATGTACTTGAGCACGCCAATCGCCAAGAAATGTGGATCAATCCGATTGATGCTGAACGTTATCAACTTAAAGATGGTGATATGGTTCGAGTATTCAACGAAATTGGCGAAACTCGTCTGCCTGTAAAAGTCACGCCTCGTATTATGCCGGGTGTATTAGGAATGGGACAAGGGGCATGGCATAAAGCCAATATGTTCGGTGATAAGGTGGATCACGGAGGTAACATAAATGTACTGACAACCTTACGCCCATCGCCACTAGCAAAAGGCAATCCGCAACATTCCAACTTAGTGCAAATTGAGAAATTATAG
- the gntR gene encoding gluconate operon transcriptional repressor GntR: MSKHKRPTLQDIAEHLGITKMTISRYLRNPSSVAEETGKRIAVAIEQFGYIPNRAPDILSNAKSKAIGVLSPSLTNQVFADVLKGIESVTDATGYQTMLAHYGYSEQKEEQRIESLLSYHVDGLILSENHHSERTLKMLRVAKIPVIEIMDISEQGQQQAVGFDNIFVAQSMVETMIKRGCRQVVYFSARMDKRTRLKMRGYELAMQKHKLTPYTIATEESSSFTLGARQLHIALEKYPNIDGIFCTNDDLAIGALFECQRLGIKVPQQIAIAGFHGHDVGQSITPQLASVITPRFEIGKVAAQQLLNRINHQTPQDEVINLGYKIHIGETI; the protein is encoded by the coding sequence ATGAGCAAACATAAACGCCCGACTTTACAAGATATTGCCGAACATTTAGGCATTACCAAAATGACGATCAGTCGCTATTTACGTAATCCCTCCTCGGTTGCCGAAGAGACCGGTAAACGAATCGCCGTTGCGATTGAACAATTCGGTTATATTCCGAATCGTGCGCCGGATATTCTGTCCAATGCCAAAAGTAAAGCGATTGGCGTGTTGTCGCCGTCTTTAACCAACCAAGTTTTTGCCGATGTGTTAAAAGGGATTGAGAGCGTAACCGATGCGACCGGTTATCAAACCATGCTCGCCCACTACGGCTATAGCGAACAAAAAGAAGAACAACGCATTGAATCACTCCTTTCTTATCACGTGGACGGCTTAATTTTATCGGAAAATCACCACAGTGAGCGTACGCTCAAAATGTTAAGAGTTGCGAAAATTCCGGTGATTGAAATAATGGATATTAGTGAACAAGGTCAGCAACAAGCGGTCGGTTTTGACAATATTTTTGTTGCTCAATCCATGGTTGAAACCATGATCAAACGTGGTTGCCGCCAAGTGGTTTATTTTTCGGCAAGAATGGATAAACGTACTCGTTTAAAAATGCGTGGTTACGAACTTGCAATGCAAAAGCATAAACTAACGCCTTACACTATTGCAACAGAAGAATCCTCTTCATTTACGTTAGGCGCTCGTCAATTACATATTGCATTAGAAAAGTATCCGAATATCGACGGTATTTTCTGCACCAATGACGATTTGGCGATCGGCGCATTGTTCGAATGCCAACGGTTAGGTATTAAAGTGCCGCAACAAATTGCAATTGCCGGCTTTCACGGACACGATGTCGGTCAATCGATTACACCTCAATTGGCGAGCGTAATTACCCCTCGGTTTGAAATCGGCAAAGTTGCCGCCCAGCAATTACTAAATCGAATTAATCACCAAACGCCACAAGATGAGGTTATCAATCTTGGCTATAAAATTCATATCGGTGAAACGATTTAA
- the rbsC gene encoding ribose ABC transporter permease produces MNKAFNLKKFLIEQRSIIALLALIAVVSFLNPNFFSVDNLLNILRQTSVNAIIAIGMTFVILIAGIDLSVGSVLALTGAVAATLIGLDLSIYLVVPAVLLFGAAIGLLNGALVAFGKVQAFMATLITMLLLRGVTMIYMEGRPISTGFSDNADYFAEIGTGELFGVPVPVWLMFILFAIGWFILTQTRIGRYIYALGGNESATALSGINVNKIKLFVFAVSGVLAALAGLIVTSRLGSAQPTAGTGYELDAIVAVVVGGTSLMGGKGRIIGTLIGALIIGFLSNALNLLDIDSYYQLVAKALVILATVILDNFLGRKKA; encoded by the coding sequence ATGAACAAAGCATTTAATCTAAAAAAATTCCTGATAGAACAACGTTCGATCATTGCATTACTCGCATTAATTGCAGTGGTGTCATTTTTAAATCCGAATTTTTTTAGTGTCGATAACTTACTGAATATCCTACGCCAAACGTCAGTGAATGCGATTATTGCGATCGGTATGACGTTTGTGATTTTAATTGCAGGGATTGACCTTTCGGTCGGTTCGGTCTTAGCACTAACCGGAGCGGTAGCGGCAACTTTAATCGGTTTAGATCTCTCGATTTATTTAGTGGTACCGGCGGTATTGTTATTCGGTGCGGCAATCGGCTTGTTAAACGGGGCGTTAGTCGCCTTCGGTAAAGTACAAGCCTTTATGGCAACGTTAATCACTATGTTGTTATTACGTGGTGTCACCATGATTTATATGGAAGGTCGCCCGATTTCTACCGGTTTTTCCGACAATGCCGATTACTTTGCTGAGATTGGTACCGGCGAATTATTCGGTGTGCCGGTGCCGGTTTGGTTAATGTTTATCTTATTTGCTATCGGTTGGTTTATTCTGACTCAAACCCGTATCGGTCGTTATATTTATGCGCTTGGCGGTAATGAATCGGCAACCGCACTTTCCGGTATCAACGTGAATAAAATCAAACTGTTTGTGTTTGCAGTCAGCGGCGTGTTAGCGGCACTAGCAGGTTTAATTGTCACCTCTCGTTTAGGTTCGGCACAACCGACCGCCGGTACCGGTTATGAACTTGATGCGATTGTCGCGGTTGTGGTTGGCGGAACCAGTTTAATGGGCGGTAAAGGTCGTATTATCGGCACATTAATCGGTGCGTTAATTATCGGCTTCCTCAGTAATGCTTTAAATTTATTAGATATTGACTCTTACTATCAGCTTGTCGCAAAAGCGTTAGTAATTTTAGCGACGGTTATTTTGGATAACTTCCTTGGCCGTAAAAAAGCGTAA
- the rbsB gene encoding ribose ABC transporter substrate-binding protein RbsB yields the protein MKKLTSLALALGLAFGAKAMAQDTLALAVSTLDNPFFVTLKEGAEKKAKDLGYKLVVLDSQNDPAKELANVEDLTVRGAKVLLINPTDSEAVGNAVAIANKKNIPVITLDRGANKGEVVSHIASDNVAGGKMAGDFIAEKVGKNAKVIQLEGIAGTSAARERGEGFKQAVAANQFEVLASQPADFDRTKGLNVTENLLASHGAAKAVFAQNDEMALGALRAIKAAGKDIIVVGFDGTDDAVKAVKGGKLAATIAQQPDKIGELGVETADKLLKGEKVEAKIPVPLKVISQ from the coding sequence ATGAAAAAATTAACTTCTTTAGCACTTGCTCTAGGTTTGGCATTCGGTGCAAAAGCAATGGCGCAAGACACATTGGCGTTAGCGGTATCTACGCTGGATAACCCGTTCTTCGTTACCTTAAAAGAAGGTGCGGAGAAAAAAGCCAAAGACCTCGGTTACAAATTAGTGGTGTTAGATTCCCAAAATGACCCGGCAAAAGAATTAGCGAACGTGGAAGATCTCACGGTGCGTGGCGCGAAGGTATTACTCATCAACCCGACAGATTCGGAAGCAGTTGGTAATGCGGTGGCGATTGCGAATAAGAAAAATATTCCTGTAATCACTTTAGACCGTGGTGCGAATAAAGGTGAAGTGGTGAGCCACATCGCTTCGGATAACGTTGCCGGCGGTAAAATGGCGGGCGATTTTATCGCAGAGAAAGTCGGTAAAAATGCCAAAGTTATTCAATTAGAAGGCATTGCCGGCACATCAGCGGCACGTGAGCGTGGCGAAGGCTTTAAACAGGCGGTAGCGGCAAACCAATTTGAAGTATTAGCCAGCCAACCGGCGGATTTTGACCGTACTAAAGGCTTAAACGTAACCGAAAACTTACTGGCAAGTCACGGTGCGGCAAAAGCGGTATTTGCACAAAATGACGAAATGGCATTAGGCGCATTACGTGCGATTAAAGCGGCAGGTAAAGATATTATCGTTGTCGGCTTTGACGGTACGGATGATGCAGTGAAAGCGGTAAAAGGCGGAAAACTGGCGGCAACTATCGCACAACAACCGGATAAAATCGGTGAGTTAGGCGTAGAAACAGCGGATAAATTGCTTAAAGGCGAAAAAGTCGAAGCGAAAATCCCTGTACCGTTAAAAGTGATTAGTCAGTAA
- the rbsA gene encoding ribose ABC transporter ATP-binding protein RbsA: MKTLLKTSGIDKAFPGVQALKNACLNVYAGRAMALMGENGAGKSTLMKILTGIYQRDAGTIEYLGKAVSFANPKASQEAGLSIIHQELNILGNLSIAENIFLGREFTNAWGGIDWRKMYEESDRLLARLGVKHSSRQATNELSIGELQMVEIAKALSFESQVIVMDEPTDALTDTETEALFSVIRELKAEGRGIVYISHRLKEIFQICDDVTVLRDGQFIGESTVADLTEDRLIEMMVGRKLEDQYPHIDNPIGEVCLSVKNLSGSGVNNVSFELHKGEILGVSGLMGAGRTELMKVLYGALPKTAGEVVLDGKTIDNRSSQDGLNNGIVYISEDRKGDGLILGMSVKENMSLTALEYLSNWGRINHEKENMTVVDFIDLFNIKTPSPDKIIGELSGGNQQKVAIAKGLMTRPNVLILDEPTRGVDVGAKKEIYQLINKFKAEGLSIILVSSDMPEVLGMSDRIIVMREGAIRGEFSRTEATQEKLLSAAIGK, translated from the coding sequence ATGAAAACCTTGTTGAAAACCAGCGGAATTGATAAAGCCTTTCCGGGCGTGCAAGCGTTAAAAAATGCCTGTTTAAATGTTTATGCGGGCAGAGCAATGGCGCTAATGGGCGAGAACGGTGCGGGCAAATCGACACTGATGAAAATTTTGACCGGTATTTATCAGCGTGATGCCGGTACGATTGAATACCTTGGTAAAGCGGTCAGCTTTGCCAATCCAAAAGCCTCGCAAGAAGCCGGTTTAAGCATTATTCATCAAGAACTAAATATTTTGGGTAACTTGTCGATTGCGGAAAATATTTTCCTCGGGCGTGAATTTACCAATGCTTGGGGCGGTATTGATTGGCGCAAGATGTATGAGGAATCCGACCGCTTGTTGGCGCGTCTCGGGGTAAAACATTCCAGTCGCCAAGCGACAAACGAATTATCGATCGGCGAATTACAAATGGTGGAAATCGCCAAGGCCTTGAGTTTTGAATCACAGGTGATTGTGATGGACGAACCAACCGATGCGCTGACAGATACCGAAACCGAAGCATTGTTTAGTGTAATTCGAGAACTCAAAGCGGAAGGACGAGGCATTGTTTATATTTCTCACCGTTTAAAAGAGATCTTCCAAATTTGTGATGATGTAACCGTATTACGTGACGGTCAATTTATCGGTGAAAGTACAGTGGCGGATTTAACCGAAGATCGTTTAATTGAGATGATGGTTGGGCGTAAGTTAGAAGATCAATATCCGCATATTGATAATCCGATCGGCGAGGTTTGTTTATCGGTTAAAAATTTATCAGGTAGCGGTGTGAATAACGTTTCGTTTGAATTGCATAAAGGCGAAATTTTAGGTGTTTCCGGTTTGATGGGCGCAGGGCGTACCGAGCTGATGAAGGTATTGTACGGCGCATTACCGAAAACCGCCGGCGAAGTGGTGTTAGACGGCAAAACGATTGATAACCGCTCCAGCCAAGACGGCTTAAATAACGGCATTGTCTATATTTCGGAAGACCGTAAAGGTGACGGCTTAATTTTAGGTATGTCGGTTAAAGAAAATATGTCGCTGACCGCTTTGGAATATCTATCGAATTGGGGACGCATCAACCACGAAAAAGAGAATATGACCGTGGTGGATTTTATCGATCTATTTAATATTAAAACCCCAAGTCCGGATAAGATTATCGGCGAATTATCCGGCGGCAATCAGCAAAAAGTGGCGATTGCCAAAGGCTTAATGACTCGCCCGAACGTGTTGATTTTAGATGAACCGACCCGAGGTGTGGACGTAGGGGCGAAAAAAGAAATCTATCAGCTGATTAATAAATTCAAAGCTGAAGGTTTGAGTATTATTTTAGTCTCAAGCGATATGCCGGAAGTATTAGGGATGTCCGATCGCATTATTGTAATGCGAGAAGGAGCCATTCGTGGCGAGTTTTCTCGCACAGAAGCTACCCAAGAAAAATTATTATCCGCCGCAATCGGCAAATAA
- a CDS encoding mannose/fructose/sorbose PTS transporter subunit IIA has protein sequence MVHLIIAAHGKLALELVNSAQMVYGETDNVHPVIFVPGEGQDTLVEKYEAIIATLQPTDSVLFLVDLFGGSPYNAATRIVAKRPQDDIVTGTNLPMLLEVMDASADAKTATELAATAKEIGHLSVKTFHTPQPTSPIPSEEASSEESSSLPANFDPNGRMNISLMRIDSRLIHGQVMTSWAKTVKCEAIFAISDEVANDDIRRELLLQIVPEHLKGYVITVDKAIKVWHNPKYAGKNIIWLVTNPSDIVRLIEGGVNIKNVNVGGMTFREGDKLISQAVAINQTDLAAFYKLLELGVDMSLQQVAANKKEPLDKARLDAIKF, from the coding sequence ATGGTGCATTTGATCATCGCCGCTCATGGAAAATTAGCCCTTGAGTTGGTCAATTCCGCACAAATGGTATATGGAGAAACGGATAATGTTCATCCGGTTATCTTTGTGCCGGGAGAAGGTCAAGATACGCTAGTCGAAAAATATGAAGCGATTATTGCAACGCTTCAGCCGACAGACAGCGTGCTATTCTTGGTCGATTTATTTGGCGGTAGTCCGTACAATGCGGCGACCAGAATTGTCGCAAAACGTCCGCAAGACGATATCGTGACCGGTACGAACCTACCAATGCTACTTGAAGTTATGGATGCTTCAGCCGATGCAAAAACGGCAACCGAACTTGCCGCAACGGCAAAAGAAATCGGGCACTTAAGCGTTAAAACGTTCCATACTCCACAACCAACATCTCCTATTCCATCAGAGGAAGCCTCTTCCGAAGAATCCTCATCTCTTCCTGCCAATTTCGATCCGAACGGACGTATGAATATTTCATTAATGCGTATCGACAGCCGTTTAATTCACGGTCAAGTGATGACTTCTTGGGCGAAAACCGTGAAATGCGAAGCGATTTTTGCGATCAGTGATGAAGTGGCAAATGATGATATTCGCCGTGAATTATTGCTCCAAATAGTACCTGAACATTTAAAAGGCTATGTGATTACGGTCGATAAAGCGATCAAAGTATGGCACAACCCGAAATACGCTGGTAAAAACATTATTTGGTTGGTCACCAATCCGTCAGATATTGTTCGCTTAATTGAAGGCGGCGTAAACATTAAAAATGTCAATGTCGGCGGTATGACTTTCCGTGAAGGCGACAAACTAATTTCTCAAGCGGTGGCGATTAACCAAACTGATCTCGCCGCATTCTACAAACTCCTCGAGTTAGGCGTAGATATGTCGTTACAACAAGTGGCGGCAAACAAAAAAGAACCGCTTGATAAAGCACGTCTTGATGCAATCAAATTCTAA